The Salinivibrio kushneri genomic interval GCTCTAACACAATTGCAGCGAGTAACAATAAAACTAGAGTAACGATACCCGAGTTTGTGACGTGGTTCAGTACCGTTTGAGTATTGATCTCGCCACCGACTAGCAATACCGCAGTTGCGGCGACAAACATATGGCTTACGCGTTGCTTGGTGGCCACCAGCGCCGTAATCAACCCCACCAACACGGTGGCTGTGAGTAACATTGACCGAACTCTCTAGAAGTATCCTTCGCGTTTCTTTTTCTCCATCGAGCCGGCGCTGTCATGGTCAATCGTCCGTCCTTGGCGCTCAGACGTGGTCGTCAGCAGCATTTCTTGAATCACTTCGGTCAAGGTGGTCGCTTCTGATTCCACGGCACCGGTCAATGGATAGCAACCGAGCGTTCTAAACCGTACCATTTTGTGCTCAGGCACTTCACCCTCTCCAAGTGGCATCCGTTCATCATCGACCATAATCAACGTGCCGTCTCGTTCTACGACAGGGCGTGGCTTGGACAAATACAAACCTGGGATCTCGATGTTTTCCAGGTAGATATATTGCCAGATATCAAGCTCCGTCCAATTTGATAGCGGGAAGACTCGAATACTCTCGCCCTTTTTCACTTTGCCGTTATAAATATTCCAAAGCTCGGGTCGCTGATTTTTTGGGTCCCAGCGGTGATGCTCATCACGGAAGGAATACACACGCTCTTTGGCTCGTGACTTTTCTTCATCACGGCGAGCGCCACCAAACGCCGCATCGAAGCCATGCTGGTCAAGCGCCTGCTTTAACCCTTGGGTTTTCATAATATCGGTGTGCACTGAGCTGCCATGCGTGAACGGGCTGATGCTCATCGCCAGTCCTTCTGGGTTTTGGTGCACGATCAACTTCATGCCCGCTTGCTCTGCCATTCTATCGCGAAACTGATACATCTCTTGAAATTTCCATGTAGTATCTACATGCATTAAAGGAAACGGGGGCACCCCTGGCGCAAAGGCTTTTTTCGCCAAATGCAGCATCACGGAAGAATCTTTGCCCACGGAATACAGCATCACTGGGTTATCAAACTCCGCCGCCACTTCACGCATGATATGAATAGCCTCGGCTTCAAGCTGTTTAAGATGCG includes:
- the cysD gene encoding sulfate adenylyltransferase subunit CysD gives rise to the protein MSVSPEKMTHLKQLEAEAIHIMREVAAEFDNPVMLYSVGKDSSVMLHLAKKAFAPGVPPFPLMHVDTTWKFQEMYQFRDRMAEQAGMKLIVHQNPEGLAMSISPFTHGSSVHTDIMKTQGLKQALDQHGFDAAFGGARRDEEKSRAKERVYSFRDEHHRWDPKNQRPELWNIYNGKVKKGESIRVFPLSNWTELDIWQYIYLENIEIPGLYLSKPRPVVERDGTLIMVDDERMPLGEGEVPEHKMVRFRTLGCYPLTGAVESEATTLTEVIQEMLLTTTSERQGRTIDHDSAGSMEKKKREGYF